The following coding sequences lie in one Glycine max cultivar Williams 82 chromosome 19, Glycine_max_v4.0, whole genome shotgun sequence genomic window:
- the LOC100817504 gene encoding uncharacterized protein At5g19025, with amino-acid sequence MVYFHSSISLCKFVDQSSFMANSICSADFGSKSRQINHLQKNRRTPSSSSSSSSSSNSLQIPPCDRSRSAMVDVVMFIAVVCACGFLFFPYVEFLVTKCYEVIKGVVFLIKEEVSVAPWIYISIGLSVVFAALATWAVVACTTRKCGNPSCKGLRKAAEFDIQLETEDCVKNLASASSNVAKDGGGGTKKGLFELPRDHHRELEAELKKMAPPNGRAVLVLRARCGCSVGRLEVPGPRKHLRKINKK; translated from the coding sequence ATGGTCTATTTCCATAGCTCAATCTCTCTCTGCAAGTTCGTTGATCAATCATCTTTCATGGCGAATTCAATTTGTTCTGCGGATTTCGGTTCGAAATCGAGACAAATCAATCACCTTCAGAAGAATCGGAGAACCCCtagttcatcatcatcatcatcatcatcatcgaaTTCCCTTCAGATTCCACCCTGTGATCGATCTCGATCGGCAATGGTTGATGTTGTGATGTTCATTGCTGTTGTTTGTGCCTGTGgctttttgttcttcccttaTGTAGAGTTTTTGGTGACAAAGTGTTACGAGGTTATTAAGGGTGTTGTGTTTTTGATTAAGGAGGAGGTTTCTGTGGCACCTTGGATCTATATTTCCATAGGGTTGAGTGTTGTGTTTGCTGCATTGGCCACGTGGGCTGTGGTGGCTTGCACCACTAGGAAGTGTGGGAATCCCAGTTGCAAGGGTCTGAGGAAGGCTGCTGAGTTTGACATTCAGTTGGAGACTGAGGATTGTGTGAAGAATTTGGCTTCTGCGTCGTCGAATGTAGCGAaagatggtggtggtggaacGAAGAAGGGTCTCTTTGAATTGCCTCGTGATCACCATAGGGAGCTGGAGGCTGAGCTCAAGAAGATGGCACCACCAAATGGAAGGGCTGTGCTCGTGCTCCGGGCGAGGTGTGGATGTTCTGTTGGTAGGTTAGAGGTTCCAGGACCAAGGAAGCATCTTCGAAAGATCAACAAGAAGTAG